In the genome of Salinispirillum sp. LH 10-3-1, one region contains:
- the hrpB gene encoding ATP-dependent helicase HrpB has product MTAALADLPLYAHRAAFAADSGNPLLVEAEPGAGKSTLIPLWALDACPVEQQVWLIQPRILATRAVARRLASLHPQPQTVGYQVPYERTVNEQTRLRVMTPGIFLQQLLHDPALSQVHTVILDEVHERSMQQDIAWAWLQELLVLRDDLRVILMTATPDPALRQQVTHRLHAVGRQFPVHTQWLPPNPNERLSSQVVRALHQAKPDTDATILVFLPGWHDIEACHKTITQQFPTRQVVRLHSVVSSAEQQQAIDPASGPRIILSTNIAETSLTVPDVTWVIDSGQARFQQFEQSTGVSRLVTRQISQASADQRRGRAGRVQSGHCIRLWSESLSLAPAERPDILHSDAIPLALLLAHWGTDAALLNWPDRPSAMALQLAQKRLHSWGHVDERGKITALGKQVSALGTHPRIAAWLQQYRRIIPADALTLALALHFTPETGDDPAAWRAQADQQAQHHPHWQQQAKRWLKVLSLTVDRQAPWQPEHIAAVMRDRIGVQKSSGLYRLESGISVQGSQTTMGSDWALFLSVQRRGEQHLGYAVPLSPSRQQQRAWSSPQHQLARTRHGWMQETQWLLGGRVVDTERHPVPDTELPNALLSVIALNPLTPESWDSKAKTLLARARLAASKAILALPPVDNESLHQRLADWLLPFLNADTQLDKLPWYEGLKFYLGQDGVHQLRRLLPDEVTLPSGRQAKVDYNGEQPMVAGKLQEFFGAKTMTLADGRLPLTLHLLSPAGRPLAITADLGSFWANSYPSVRKEMRGRYPRHPWPVHPDQHIATHKTKRALLPD; this is encoded by the coding sequence ATGACCGCTGCGCTGGCCGACCTCCCGCTGTATGCTCACCGTGCGGCCTTTGCTGCAGATTCCGGCAACCCTCTGTTGGTGGAAGCTGAACCTGGGGCTGGTAAATCGACCCTGATTCCGCTGTGGGCGCTCGATGCTTGTCCGGTCGAGCAGCAGGTGTGGCTGATACAGCCGCGTATTCTGGCGACGCGGGCTGTAGCCCGTCGATTGGCCAGCCTGCATCCGCAGCCGCAAACCGTCGGTTATCAGGTCCCTTACGAGCGCACAGTCAATGAACAGACACGCTTACGGGTGATGACACCGGGTATTTTTTTGCAGCAACTGTTGCATGACCCGGCGCTCAGCCAAGTACATACCGTCATCCTAGACGAAGTGCACGAGCGCTCAATGCAACAAGATATTGCTTGGGCATGGCTGCAAGAATTGCTGGTACTGCGCGACGATTTGCGCGTGATATTGATGACCGCTACGCCCGACCCCGCCTTGCGCCAACAAGTCACACATCGCTTGCATGCCGTGGGGCGCCAATTCCCGGTACACACCCAGTGGTTGCCACCGAACCCCAATGAACGCTTGTCCAGTCAGGTGGTGCGCGCACTTCATCAGGCCAAACCCGATACCGATGCCACCATTCTGGTGTTTTTACCCGGCTGGCACGACATCGAAGCCTGTCACAAAACAATCACCCAGCAGTTCCCCACGCGTCAGGTGGTTCGCCTGCACAGCGTGGTCAGCAGTGCCGAGCAGCAGCAAGCCATCGACCCGGCAAGCGGCCCACGCATCATTTTATCGACCAATATTGCTGAAACGTCCTTAACGGTGCCGGACGTCACCTGGGTGATCGACAGCGGGCAGGCGCGCTTTCAGCAATTTGAGCAAAGTACGGGAGTGTCTCGCCTCGTCACACGCCAAATCAGTCAAGCCTCGGCTGATCAACGGCGCGGGCGGGCGGGACGCGTACAGTCCGGACACTGTATTCGCTTGTGGTCAGAAAGCCTGTCTTTGGCCCCCGCAGAACGACCTGACATTCTGCACTCCGACGCCATACCACTTGCTCTCTTATTAGCCCATTGGGGCACAGACGCGGCGTTACTGAACTGGCCCGACCGCCCTTCTGCCATGGCGCTACAGCTGGCACAAAAACGCCTACACAGCTGGGGGCATGTAGATGAGCGGGGCAAAATAACCGCACTCGGCAAGCAAGTCTCTGCGTTGGGCACGCACCCTCGTATCGCCGCATGGCTACAACAGTACCGGCGGATTATTCCGGCTGACGCCCTGACGTTGGCGCTGGCGCTGCATTTCACGCCAGAAACCGGCGACGACCCGGCCGCTTGGCGCGCACAGGCAGACCAGCAAGCACAGCACCACCCGCACTGGCAACAACAAGCCAAGCGTTGGTTGAAGGTATTGTCCTTAACAGTGGATAGACAAGCCCCCTGGCAACCCGAACACATTGCTGCGGTCATGCGTGACCGCATTGGTGTGCAGAAATCATCTGGCCTGTATCGCCTGGAATCAGGCATCAGCGTGCAGGGCAGCCAGACTACTATGGGCAGTGACTGGGCGTTGTTTTTGTCGGTGCAACGTCGCGGTGAACAGCATCTTGGCTATGCCGTACCACTGTCACCGTCGCGCCAACAGCAGCGCGCTTGGAGTTCGCCTCAGCACCAACTGGCACGTACACGACACGGCTGGATGCAGGAAACTCAGTGGCTACTAGGTGGCCGGGTGGTGGATACAGAACGTCATCCTGTTCCAGACACCGAACTACCCAATGCACTCTTGAGCGTGATTGCACTGAACCCGCTCACACCTGAGTCATGGGATTCCAAAGCCAAGACATTACTGGCGCGCGCCCGGCTCGCCGCCAGCAAAGCTATACTGGCATTGCCGCCGGTAGACAACGAGTCTTTGCATCAACGACTGGCAGATTGGTTGTTGCCCTTTTTGAATGCCGACACCCAGCTGGACAAATTACCGTGGTACGAAGGACTAAAATTCTATCTAGGACAGGATGGGGTTCACCAATTACGTCGTCTACTGCCTGATGAAGTGACCCTGCCCAGTGGGCGCCAAGCGAAGGTGGACTACAACGGTGAGCAACCAATGGTCGCAGGTAAATTACAGGAATTTTTTGGCGCCAAGACAATGACACTGGCCGATGGACGACTTCCACTGACGCTGCATTTGCTGTCACCAGCCGGACGTCCATTAGCCATTACGGCTGACTTGGGGTCTTTTTGGGCCAATAGCTATCCCAGTGTTAGGAAGGAAATGCGCGGCCGATATCCTCGCCATCCATGGCCAGTGCATCCAGACCAGCATATTGCCACACACAAAACAAAGCGCGCATTGCTGCCCGACTGA
- a CDS encoding histone deacetylase family protein — MKTGFIYHPACLTHDMGPEHPESPARLSAIIEQLERNPLWQELDIYTAHRAEDRHLLAVHHPRYLEQIKLLAPKHGMIHAGPDTAMSPGSIEAAYRAAGSGVQAVDGIMNHFYQNAFCATRPPGHHAEPATTMGFCFFHNLGVAARYLRQTYHIKRICVIDFDVHQGNGTVEIFRDDPDVLFLSSFQHPFYPNSHWQAQHPHMRFAPLEADTDGTEIRRIWQDDWRHAIREHQPEFFFISAGFDAHTDDPLGELNWTTEDFRWLTESIKAEADKLAQGRIISFLEGGYDVHALADCVEAHIAALMGR, encoded by the coding sequence ATGAAGACAGGTTTCATCTATCATCCAGCATGCTTAACGCATGACATGGGGCCTGAGCATCCCGAAAGCCCAGCTCGCTTGTCGGCTATCATTGAACAGTTGGAGCGCAACCCTTTGTGGCAAGAACTGGACATCTACACCGCGCACCGCGCCGAGGACCGCCATTTGCTGGCGGTGCATCATCCGCGTTACCTCGAACAGATAAAGTTACTCGCGCCCAAACACGGCATGATTCACGCCGGACCAGACACCGCTATGAGCCCGGGTAGCATTGAAGCGGCCTACCGTGCAGCGGGCTCCGGTGTACAAGCCGTAGATGGCATCATGAACCACTTTTATCAAAATGCCTTTTGCGCCACCCGCCCGCCCGGCCACCATGCCGAGCCAGCCACCACCATGGGCTTCTGCTTTTTCCATAACCTGGGGGTTGCCGCGCGCTATTTGCGCCAGACTTATCATATTAAGCGTATTTGTGTGATCGACTTTGACGTCCACCAAGGCAATGGCACGGTGGAAATCTTTCGTGACGACCCGGACGTACTCTTTTTATCCAGTTTCCAGCACCCGTTTTACCCCAATTCGCATTGGCAAGCACAGCACCCGCACATGCGCTTTGCACCACTGGAAGCGGATACAGATGGCACAGAGATTCGGCGTATCTGGCAGGACGACTGGCGGCACGCCATTCGGGAACACCAGCCCGAGTTCTTCTTTATTTCTGCCGGTTTTGACGCCCATACAGACGACCCCTTGGGCGAACTGAACTGGACCACGGAAGACTTCCGCTGGCTGACCGAATCCATTAAAGCGGAAGCTGATAAATTAGCGCAGGGGCGCATCATCAGCTTTCTCGAAGGCGGCTATGATGTGCATGCGCTGGCCGATTGTGTAGAAGCCCATATCGCCGCACTCATGGGCCGCTAG
- a CDS encoding metalloregulator ArsR/SmtB family transcription factor, with the protein MKQLKDESLLMTADDMKAMAENAADAAALLKTLGHECRLLIMCNLLDGEKTVTQLNQQVPLSQSALSQHLARLRNEGLVSIRKEAQMVHYSLKSDKVERVIGLLHDMYCK; encoded by the coding sequence GTGAAACAATTGAAGGATGAGTCGCTGCTAATGACCGCAGATGACATGAAAGCTATGGCCGAAAATGCGGCTGACGCTGCAGCGCTGCTCAAAACACTGGGGCATGAATGCCGCTTGCTGATTATGTGCAACTTGTTGGACGGCGAAAAGACCGTTACTCAGCTCAATCAACAGGTTCCTTTAAGTCAATCGGCCCTGTCTCAGCATTTGGCGCGGTTGCGCAATGAAGGTTTGGTGTCGATTCGCAAAGAAGCGCAGATGGTCCACTACAGCTTGAAAAGCGACAAGGTAGAGCGTGTTATAGGCTTGTTGCACGATATGTACTGCAAGTAA
- a CDS encoding RDD family protein, which yields MKTTLVLQLRRLAAFFYDLMVMLGLIIVAGFLYLGAQMLILGTDVVEPGNLLFRLYLCLIIFGYVYISWRRAGQTIGMKAWRLRAVSTDGSQLTFRQILSRFLVGILTFGFFGLGYLWSFLDSSGRTLPEILSNTQTQSVTKISNP from the coding sequence ATGAAAACTACGCTTGTTTTGCAGTTACGTCGCTTGGCCGCCTTCTTTTACGACCTTATGGTCATGCTCGGCTTGATCATTGTTGCTGGCTTTTTATATCTTGGTGCGCAGATGCTCATCTTGGGGACCGACGTCGTAGAGCCCGGTAACCTATTGTTTCGACTGTATCTTTGTCTCATTATCTTCGGCTATGTGTACATCAGCTGGCGTCGCGCAGGTCAGACCATCGGCATGAAAGCATGGAGATTAAGAGCTGTCAGCACTGATGGCAGCCAATTAACCTTTCGCCAGATCCTGTCCCGATTTTTGGTCGGCATCCTAACTTTCGGATTTTTCGGCTTAGGCTATCTATGGTCATTCTTAGACTCTTCAGGCCGCACGTTGCCCGAAATCCTATCCAACACACAGACACAATCTGTCACAAAAATTAGTAATCCATAA
- the nudC gene encoding NAD(+) diphosphatase — MLYDIEQLDWALNAPPEQIPAKARLIQVRGHEVLSVLPDRWQPPVLVEVADAEDPIWLGKVGGIPYYATAFRDHWLTEQTRLVNLRDLLVESESAFAVASRAAQLVTWLRQHQYCGQCGRPTTRAYEEHYLACEPCRLRFYPRIQPCIIVLVVRGDEVLLAQGVRHQHTGYYSTLAGFMEVGESVEQAVHREVFEEVGLQLKNLRYMSSQTWPFPNQLMLGFIAEYDSGDIVIEPNEIVDARWWPLDQLPKRPPSASISGWLVDTYRKERQSKGKQAR; from the coding sequence ATGCTTTACGATATCGAACAGCTTGATTGGGCGTTGAATGCACCACCAGAGCAGATTCCTGCTAAGGCTCGGTTGATTCAGGTTCGCGGGCACGAAGTGCTGTCGGTATTACCTGATCGCTGGCAGCCACCTGTGCTTGTTGAGGTGGCAGACGCCGAAGACCCAATATGGCTTGGGAAAGTGGGCGGTATTCCGTATTACGCGACCGCTTTTCGCGACCACTGGCTAACTGAGCAAACGCGCTTGGTGAATCTGCGTGACCTGTTGGTGGAGTCAGAAAGTGCCTTTGCCGTTGCCAGCCGGGCGGCGCAGTTGGTGACCTGGCTACGCCAACATCAATACTGCGGGCAGTGCGGTAGGCCCACAACACGCGCTTATGAGGAACACTATCTCGCCTGTGAGCCGTGCCGCTTGCGTTTTTACCCGCGCATCCAACCGTGCATCATTGTCTTGGTGGTGCGTGGAGACGAGGTGCTGCTGGCGCAAGGTGTACGCCACCAACACACCGGCTATTACAGTACGCTGGCGGGTTTTATGGAGGTTGGTGAGTCGGTAGAGCAAGCGGTGCATCGAGAGGTGTTTGAGGAGGTGGGTTTGCAGCTAAAGAACCTGCGCTATATGAGCAGTCAGACGTGGCCATTCCCCAATCAGCTGATGCTGGGCTTTATCGCTGAGTACGATTCTGGCGACATTGTTATTGAGCCAAACGAGATTGTGGATGCTCGTTGGTGGCCGTTGGATCAGCTGCCCAAGCGGCCACCCAGCGCTTCCATCAGTGGTTGGTTGGTGGATACCTATCGTAAAGAGCGGCAATCAAAAGGGAAACAGGCGCGGTAA
- a CDS encoding bifunctional acetate--CoA ligase family protein/GNAT family N-acetyltransferase: protein MADLDAFFQPKSIAVLGASEREGSMGGLVLQNLQGAGYPHRIIAVNLKRYETVYGVKCIYQIRPEDHIDLAVICLPAKALLRAIKSAAEAGVKAALVLSGGMARDQLSTNTMRRMTQLARRWGIRLMGPNSLGVIVPSFNMNVSYSHIQARPGNIAYVGMSSALGSALLDWATGRGYGFSHFVTVGARADVSISDVVDYLAEDRRVKAILLHVENIRNAQRFMTALRAASKSKKVLILKTDMDTPVPEGLANRLKLDQAYFDRAGVLQVDNIQTLLGGVETLVRSRTLYSYRVALLGNGLGPAFLAEQELQRQGGLLAHLDGLPDSIKSQALHQPRTRNNPLILPASVSPELLRDCLDALDKLPDIGAKLVILVPSVRLDVAGVTHELLAHHKRSRRTLMVVWMGEATVGAARQELDDAGVLNFDMPMDAVVAFSTIVQHEKVQAYLRGTPEKTTLALPQQERLEEYAKPIKDDLPTRLSWDDTRALLAEFGFELNGADYRLDRDALTAVPVAAEKPVSLRLLHERYLYPFAYSADPQRRWRGVAIDITSTDQLVQEADRLLDELANHFPDSTFHGFAVQPMRRRLDSLQFSMGITRDQVYGPVLLFGLGGTSANVRSDRNMALPPLNRTLARVMLRETHVYELLQERCRQPVLAEDVLLQAIMRLSAMAEQCPWLEGLEMNLVLERDDRLVVLGSAAQRGLPVSPAIPVYPGEWIKTLRRKQASYTLRPIRAEDEPAMKVLFEQQTPEALRLRFFGSRLNFEHRELAAMCQVDYHREMAMVLEDDQGHLLGEVRGWTRLGKVKNMEFAILLDRTVQKQGLAIDMLAQLESFAHSRDVKLMRAEMLPENHGMRKLGLNSGYQVTHLDDDMVTIEKPLSTTQ from the coding sequence ATGGCCGACCTTGATGCGTTTTTCCAGCCCAAATCCATTGCCGTACTGGGCGCGTCAGAGCGTGAGGGCAGCATGGGTGGGCTGGTATTGCAGAACTTGCAAGGGGCCGGGTATCCACATCGTATTATCGCCGTGAACTTAAAGCGTTACGAGACGGTCTACGGTGTTAAGTGCATCTATCAAATTCGCCCTGAAGACCATATCGATCTGGCGGTCATTTGTCTGCCTGCTAAGGCGTTACTGCGCGCCATCAAAAGTGCTGCCGAAGCCGGTGTAAAAGCTGCCTTGGTGTTGTCTGGCGGCATGGCCCGCGATCAGCTCAGTACCAATACCATGCGGCGAATGACGCAACTGGCACGCCGTTGGGGTATTCGTCTGATGGGCCCGAACAGCCTGGGTGTGATCGTGCCGTCGTTCAATATGAACGTCTCGTATTCACACATTCAAGCGCGGCCGGGGAATATTGCCTATGTGGGCATGTCGTCAGCGCTGGGATCGGCGTTGCTGGACTGGGCCACCGGTCGTGGCTATGGCTTTTCGCACTTCGTAACGGTCGGGGCGCGTGCGGATGTCAGCATCAGCGATGTGGTGGATTATCTGGCGGAAGACCGACGGGTCAAGGCCATCTTGCTGCATGTGGAGAACATTCGGAATGCGCAACGCTTTATGACGGCGTTGCGTGCTGCCTCGAAGTCAAAAAAAGTACTTATTTTGAAAACCGATATGGATACGCCGGTACCGGAGGGGTTAGCCAACCGCTTAAAGCTGGATCAAGCCTATTTCGATCGCGCCGGGGTGTTGCAGGTTGATAACATTCAAACGCTCTTAGGTGGTGTGGAAACCTTAGTACGCTCACGTACTCTGTATTCGTACCGTGTTGCTCTGTTGGGTAATGGCTTAGGCCCGGCGTTTCTCGCCGAGCAGGAACTGCAGCGCCAAGGTGGTCTGCTGGCTCATCTGGATGGGCTGCCGGACAGCATCAAATCGCAAGCCTTGCATCAACCGCGTACGCGCAACAATCCGCTGATTTTACCCGCCAGTGTGAGTCCGGAGCTGCTGCGTGATTGCCTTGATGCGTTGGACAAATTGCCGGATATTGGGGCCAAACTGGTGATCTTAGTGCCCAGTGTTCGGTTGGATGTCGCGGGCGTGACTCACGAATTGTTGGCACATCATAAGCGCAGTCGGCGCACACTGATGGTAGTGTGGATGGGAGAGGCTACTGTGGGCGCCGCGCGGCAGGAACTTGATGATGCCGGAGTACTGAATTTTGATATGCCGATGGACGCTGTAGTGGCTTTCTCTACCATCGTACAGCATGAAAAAGTGCAGGCTTATTTGCGCGGCACTCCTGAGAAAACGACCTTGGCGTTACCCCAACAGGAACGCTTGGAGGAGTATGCCAAACCGATCAAGGACGACCTACCTACGCGCTTGTCGTGGGACGATACGCGCGCGCTGTTGGCGGAATTTGGTTTTGAACTTAATGGCGCCGATTACCGGCTAGATCGAGACGCCTTGACGGCAGTGCCGGTCGCAGCGGAAAAACCGGTGTCCTTGCGCTTATTACATGAACGTTATCTCTATCCCTTTGCCTACAGTGCCGATCCACAGCGGCGTTGGCGCGGTGTAGCTATTGATATCACCAGCACCGATCAGTTGGTGCAGGAAGCCGATCGCTTATTGGACGAGCTGGCCAACCACTTTCCTGATAGCACCTTTCATGGCTTCGCCGTGCAACCCATGCGGCGGCGGCTCGACTCGCTGCAGTTCAGCATGGGCATCACGCGCGACCAAGTGTACGGCCCTGTGTTGTTGTTTGGACTAGGAGGTACTTCGGCGAACGTGCGCTCGGACCGGAATATGGCCTTGCCACCGCTGAATCGTACCTTGGCGCGTGTGATGTTGCGCGAAACTCATGTGTACGAATTGCTGCAAGAGCGCTGCCGTCAACCGGTGCTGGCTGAAGATGTGTTATTGCAAGCCATTATGCGATTGTCAGCAATGGCGGAGCAGTGCCCTTGGCTCGAAGGTCTGGAAATGAATTTGGTGCTGGAGCGTGATGATCGCTTGGTGGTGTTGGGTTCTGCAGCACAGCGGGGTTTGCCGGTGAGCCCGGCGATTCCGGTTTATCCAGGTGAGTGGATTAAAACCCTGCGACGTAAACAGGCTTCTTATACTTTACGGCCTATTCGCGCTGAAGATGAGCCAGCGATGAAGGTGTTGTTTGAACAGCAGACGCCAGAGGCCTTGCGCTTGCGGTTCTTTGGCAGTCGGTTGAACTTTGAGCATCGAGAGCTGGCAGCCATGTGCCAAGTAGACTATCACCGCGAGATGGCCATGGTATTGGAAGACGACCAAGGCCACTTGCTGGGTGAAGTGCGAGGCTGGACACGCTTGGGTAAGGTAAAAAACATGGAGTTCGCAATTTTGCTCGACCGAACGGTACAGAAGCAGGGTCTGGCCATTGACATGCTGGCCCAACTGGAGTCATTCGCGCACAGTCGTGATGTCAAACTGATGCGTGCCGAAATGTTACCGGAGAATCATGGCATGCGTAAGTTAGGCCTTAATAGTGGTTACCAGGTCACCCATCTTGACGATGATATGGTGACCATCGAGAAACCCCTATCGACCACTCAATGA